One region of Phragmites australis chromosome 18, lpPhrAust1.1, whole genome shotgun sequence genomic DNA includes:
- the LOC133898404 gene encoding mitochondrial import inner membrane translocase subunit TIM17-1-like yields MDGDTPVYEAIPDPLHGVIDFVGDAFVLGAVGGSAFHFARGFRRGSPGGLAGAVGAVRANAPRIAGKFGAYCAVFSAIESAVSFARRREDSWSSIAAGAATWGLHALHRGAPAPAAARSALLGASGVAVVLGVTWTSTQWGDRFFSSLRRKRMNRGLPSPQAERLLGIPPPAPIVVEEVSVGYK; encoded by the coding sequence ATGGACGGGGACACGCCGGTTTACGAAGCGATCCCGGACCCCCTCCATGGCGTCATCGACTTCGTGGGCGACGCCTTTGTGCTTGGCGCGGTGGGCGGCTCCGCCTTCCACTTCGCCAGGGGCTTCCGCCGCGGCTCGCCCGGCGGCCTTGCCGGCGCCGTCGGCGCCGTCCGCGCAAACGCGCCCCGCATCGCCGGCAAGTTTGGCGCCTACTGCGCCGTCTTCTCCGCCATCGAGAGCGCCGTGTCCTTCGCGCGCCGGAGGGAGGACTCCTGGAGCTCcatcgccgccggcgccgccacctGGGGCCTGCACGCTTTGCACCGGggcgcccccgcccccgccgccgcgcgctcCGCGCTCCTCGGCGCATCAGGCGTCGCGGTAGTCCTGGGCGTCACTTGGACCTCTACACAGTGGGGCGACCGCTTTTTCTCCAGCCTCCGCCGAAAGCGGATGAATCGCGGACTGCCATCGCCCCAAGCCGAGCGGCTCCTGGGTAtcccgccgccggcgcccaTTGTGGTTGAGGAGGTCTCCGTCGGGTACAAGTGA